From Caloenas nicobarica isolate bCalNic1 chromosome 18, bCalNic1.hap1, whole genome shotgun sequence, a single genomic window includes:
- the LOC135995982 gene encoding LOW QUALITY PROTEIN: fas-binding factor 1 homolog (The sequence of the model RefSeq protein was modified relative to this genomic sequence to represent the inferred CDS: inserted 2 bases in 2 codons) codes for MVGLNDLEGLFQPEYFCDSVIAGQSVDVSKDLRSPPGADSGGICEETILSKGKPGSCHAQIWGESLDVLRAGAELSGIAGRGKRXGEGSGCPVGDRLPGTEDGAKPGGTCCCSPAFLGAFRLKRRRKSPHPKQWAWVXPEAAAGSQHRTQGTERFKYRNPPISAPVRCSHGPQHQPPKGRAVLRHPQRSPCARPHPLAFQDKDDADWDFLGTSKPGSGPWKMPVKRGTESSSETTLEQSSRKELPPRQTPLRTVAPVQRRKTSTFEDVDDDNLLDAMGIGNGPKKEEELRPARSKLDELFGRGSVAKVLEKPGTGEHREFKLDKKLPKQPEEEKRWDKEELVFGAYKPSMGSRPAVQPATGQSVRYGAISGSEPNPELRSTPRRPGRRNPVQRRRGGDDWLGLEDDDFLDPDPLPASQLGAAEEAAAKPDPMDWLTAALARRKAEAQAEAQEKKAEPSEAQEKKAEPSETQEKKAEPSEAQEKKTKPLETQDTKAEPSEAQDTKAEPSETAGEGLAPRSPVSQLAASPAASECRAELLSAQARVAELESQVRMLEEERAHHKLLLESAQQQHREYLDLQKSSHRTSVTLLEENYGQRVEMLRQQNEQLVAQLRQQWQDTARDRAELLAQHRLDLEELREQHRLELQRLRELQRGSVQELRKKHEEQLQHVKWLKEQEMDVLTSTTSHTRSLDGIIEKMEKFSSDLQNMCKRDMEEERSRVQELVTNTEARLGEQTRLLEQERAELKMQGQELKAKEEQLARDRQRLDKAWQELRLEKEKVNGAALRVQQQEELMRSSKELLAQKHAEGERALGEARRMQREFWDKLQVLQQQQEQLKQQQEQLKQQQEQLKQQEWRLDQEKASLASTYSAQVELLKYQAEQEDDYLEREKIFLESLKKARYNTSCLSASRPSFCPSPDHDFFEVTQLFLEILRKAPYCTSPLRASRPSSLLLTTIS; via the exons atggttggactcaatgatcttgagggtcttttccaaccagaatacttctgcgattctgtgattgcaG gtcaGAGTGTGGACGTGAGCAAGGATCTTCGATCCCCCCCGGGGGCTGACAGCGGAGGAATCTGCGAGGAGACCATCTTGAGCAAGGGAAAGCCCGGCTCTTGCCATG CCCAAATTTGGGGAGAGAGTCTGGATGTCctgagggctggggctgagctctcGGGCATCGCCGGCagggggaaaa caggagaggggagtggGTGTCCGGTGGGAGACAGGCTTCCAGGTACCGAGGATGGAGCAAAGCCCGGGGGcacatgctgctgcagcccagccttcctgggtGCGTTTCGGCTCAAGCGTCGTAGGAAGAGCCCTCACCCAAAGCAATGGGCTTGGG TTccggaggcagcagcaggatctcAGCACAGGACTCAGGGCACAGAGCGTTTCAAGTACCGAAATCCCCCCATCTCAGCCCCCGTGCGCTGCAGCCAcggcccccagcaccagcctcccaagggaagagcagtgctGAGGCATCCGCAGCGCTCGCCCTGTGCCCGTCCTCATCCTCTTGCTTTCCAGGACAAGGACGACGCGGACTGGGATTTCCTGGGGACATCAAAACCCGGTTCTGGGCCATGGAAGATGCCCGTGAAACGTggcactgagagcagctctgagacaacactggaacagagcagcaggaaag AGCTACCCCCACGCCAGACGCCCCTGCGCACGGTGGCCCCGGTCCAGAGGAGGAAGACATCGACGTTTGAAGATGTTGATGACGACAACCTGTTGGATGCGATGGGAATTGGCAATGGCCCAAAAAAAGA AGAGGAGCTCCGGCCAGCGCGCTCCAAGCTGGATGAGTTGTTCGGACGAGGCTCCGTGGCCAAAGTCCTGGAAAAGCCAGGTACGGGAGAGCATAGGGAGTTCAAACTGGATAAAAAGCTCCCAAAGCAGCCAG aggaggaaaagcgtTGGGACAAGGAGGAACTTGTCTTTGGAGCCTACAAGCCCTCGATGGGCTCCAGGCCCGCGGTCCAGCCGGCAACGGGGCAGTCGGTGAGGTACGGTGCT ATCAGCGGCAGCGAACCGAACCCAGAGCTCCGCTCCACACCTCGTCGTCCAGGCAGACGGAACCCCGTGCAGAGAAGAAGGGGCGGAGACGACTGGCTGGGCTTGGAGGATGACGATTTCCTGGACCCggacccgct ccccgccagccagctcggggctgcagaggaggcagcggctAAACCCGACCCGATGGACTGGCTGACGGCTGCCTTGGCTCGCAGGAAAGCCGAAGCACAGGCCGAG gcccaagagaaaaaggctgagccctcggaggcacaagagaaaaaggctgagccctCAGAGACCCAGGAGAAAAAGGCGGAACCCTCGGAGGCCCAAGAGAAAAAGACCAAGCCCTTGGAAACCCAAGACACAAAGGCCGAGCCCTCGGAGGCCCAAGACACAAAGGCCGAGCCCTCAGAGACCGCGGGCGAAGGGCTGGCTCCCCGCTCTCCCGTCAG ccagctggccgcctccccagcagcatcgGAGTgtcgggcagagctgctgagcgcCCAGGCCcgtgtggcagagctggagagccag GTGcggatgctggaggaggagcgggCGCACCACAAACTGTTGCTGGAGAgtgcgcagcagcagcaccgggagTACCTGGATCTCCAGAAGAGCAGCCACAG GACCTCAGTCACCCTACTGGAGGAGAACTACGGGCAGCGGGTGGAGATGCTGCGGCAGCAGAACGAGCAGCTGGTGGCTCAGCTGCGGCAGCAGTGGCAGGACACGGCGCGCGatcgggcagagctgctggcgcaGCACCGGCTGGacctggaggagctgcgggagcagcaccggctggagctgcagcggctgcgggagctgcagag GGGGTCTGTCCAGGAACTGCGCAAGAAACAcgaggagcagctccagcacgtgaaGTGGCTGAAAGAGCAAGAGATGGATGTGCTGACCAGCACCACTTCACACACCAG GTCTCTGGACGGCATCATtgagaagatggagaagttcTCCAGTGACCTGCAGAACATGTGCAAGAGGGACATGGAGGAGGAGCGGAGCCGTGTCCAGGAGCTGGTGACCAACACGGAGGCCAGGCTGGGCGAGCAGACtcggctgctggagcag gagcgggcagagctgaagatgcagggccaggagctgaaagccaaggaggagcagctggcgagagacaggcagaggctggataaggcctggcaggagctgaggctggagaaggagaaggtgaacggggccgcgctgcgtgtccagcagcaggaggagctgatgaGAAGCTCGAAAGAG ctcttGGCCCAGAAGCACGCGGAGGGGGAGCGAGCCCTGGGGGAGGCACGCAGGATGCAGCGCGAGTTCTGGGACaagctgcaggtcctgcagcagcagcaggagcagctgaagcagcagcaggagcagctgaagcagcagcaggaacagctgaagcagcaggagtggCGTCTGGACCAGGAAAAGGCCTCCTTAGCTTCCACGTACAGCGCCCAAGTGGAGCTGCTGAAGTACCAGGCCGAGCAG gaGGATGATTACTTAGAAAGGGAGAAGATCTTCTTGGAGTCCCTCAAGAAAGCTCGATACAACACTTCATGTCTGTCAGCATCCCGTCCgtccttctgcccttctccGGACCACGATTTCTTTGAGGTTACGCAGTTATTTCTGGAGATCCTGAGGAAAGCGCCCTACTGCACTTCACCTCTGCGAGCATCCCGGCCgtcctccctgctcctgaccACCATTTCTTAG